In Hippoglossus stenolepis isolate QCI-W04-F060 chromosome 13, HSTE1.2, whole genome shotgun sequence, a single genomic region encodes these proteins:
- the LOC118120275 gene encoding ATP synthase subunit beta, mitochondrial — translation MLASAGRRALGALNPGINSLKTICPNHAALNTSRTYAGPAGQAALAHGRIVAVIGAVVDVQFDEGLPPILNALEVANRESRLVLEVAQHLGESTVRTIAMDGTEGLVRGQKVLDTGAPIRIPVGPETLGRIMNVIGEPIDERGPISTKQTAAIHAEAPEFTDMSVEQEILVTGIKVVDLLAPYAKGGKIGLFGGAGVGKTVLIMELINNVAKAHGGYSVFAGVGERTREGNDLYHEMIESGVINLKDNTSKVALVYGQMNEPPGARARVALTGLTVAEYFRDQEGQDVLLFIDNIFRFTQAGSEVSALLGRIPSAVGYQPTLATDMGTMQERITTTKKGSITSVQAIYVPADDLTDPAPATTFAHLDATTVLSRAIAELGIYPAVDPLDSTSRIMDPNIVGTEHYDIARGVQKILQDYKSLQDIIAILGMDELSEEDKLTVSRARKIQRFLSQPFQVAEVFTGHMGKLVPLKETIKGFQSILAGDYDALPEQAFYMVGPIEEVVEKAQRLAEEHS, via the exons ATGTTAGCCTCTGCAGGACGTCGCGCTCTGGGGGCTCTTAACCCCGGGATTAACTCCCTAAAGACGATCTGCCCAAACCATGCAGCTCTTAATACGA GCAGGACTTATGCAGGCCCGGCTGGTCAGGCTGCACTGGCCCATGGTCGCATCGTGGCAGTGATCGGTGCTGTGGTGGATGTGCAGTTCGATGAGGGCCTCCCTCCCATTCTCAATGCTCTGGAGGTGGCTAACCGTGAGAGCAGGCTGGTGCTTGAGGTGGCCCAGCATCTGG GTGAAAGCACAGTCAGGACCATTGCCATGGATGGTACTGAAGGTCTGGTTCGAGGTCAGAAGGTTTTGGACACAGGGGCCCCCATCAGGATCCCTGTGGGTCCTGAGACCCTGGGCCGGATCATGAATGTCATTGGAGAACCCATTGATGAGAGGGGTCCAATAAGCACCAAACA GACTGCTGCTATTCATGCTGAGGCCCCTGAGTTCACAGACATGAGTGTGGAGCAGGAGATCCTGGTCACTGGCATCAAAGTGGTCGATCTGCTGGCACCCTACGCCAAGGGTGGAAAGATCG GTCTGTTTGGCGGTGCTGGTGTGGGCAAGACTGTATTGATTATGGAGCTGATCAACAACGTGGCCAAAGCTCACGGTGGTTACTCCGTGTTTGCCGGAGTGGGAGAGCGAACCCGTGAGGGAAATGACCTGTACCATGAAATGATCGAGTCCGGTGTCATCAACCTGAAGGACAACACCTCAAAG GTAGCGCTGGTGTACGGTCAGATGAACGAGCCCCCAGGTGCCCGTGCCAGAGTTGCTCTTACTGGTCTGACTGTGGCCGAATACTTCCGCGATCAGGAGGGACAGGACGTGCTGCTCTTCATTGACAACATCTTCAGATTTACACAGGCTGGATCGGAG gtGTCTGCCCTGTTGGGTCGTATCCCCTCTGCTGTGGGTTACCAGCCCACCCTGGCCACTGACATGGGTACAATGCAGGAAAGAATTACCACCACTAAGAAGGGCTCCATCACCTCAGTACAG GCCATCTATGTGCCGGCTGATGACTTGACCGATCCTGCACCTGCCACAACTTTCGCTCACTTGGATGCGACAACTGTGCTGTCCCGTGCCATTGCTGAGCTTGGAATCTATCCTGCTGTGGACCCTCTGGATTCTACCTCCCGCATCATGGACCCCAACATTGTCGGGACCGAACACTACGATATTGCTCGTGGTGTCCAGAAGATTCTTCAG GATTACAAATCCTTGCAGGACATCATTGCTATCCTGGGTATGGATGAACTGTCTGAGGAGGACAAACTGACGGTTTCCCGCGCTCGCAAGATCCAGCGTTTCTTGTCGCAGCCTTTCCAGGTCGCTGAGGTGTTTACTGGTCACATGGGCAAGCTGGTGCCTCTCAAGGAAACAATCAAAGGCTTCCAGAGTATTCTAGCAG gTGACTATGATGCCCTGCCGGAGCAAGCTTTCTACATGGTGGGTCCCATTGAAGAAGTCGTCGAAAAGGCTCAGAGACTGGCAGAGGAGCACTCATAA
- the col28a2a gene encoding collagen, type XXVIII, alpha 2a: protein MFPSFTSVLLVTALTSVWAQDHYEERKTAKKSRGKPQPQTAANIHDGQAILDEDCSLELSFLLDSSESAKDNHEQEKQFAMNVVDRLQGVRLQTGRSTSLRVALLQYSSHVITEQTFRDWRGTENFKYRIAPIIYIGHGTYTTYAITNMTKIYLEESSPGSIKVAILLTDGISHPRNPDIFSAVADAKNQGVKFFTLGITRSANDPANVAQLRLLASSPASQFLRNLQDEDIVNKIVTEITGLAEEGCPLAQRCACEKGERGPSGPAGKKGRSGDDGTSGFKGHKGEAGLSGLPGREGAEGKLGLKGDKGEGGECGTPGIKGDRGLEGAFGPRGVRGPQGVPGPQGDIGPEGPQGKQGERGPGGPPGIQGETGIGLAGPKGDMGFQGRPGPHGPQGVGEPGLPGPQGSQGVQGDKGPLGEGFPGSKGDRGLPGPRGPRGQQGAGIKGERGELGPPGPLGPTGLTGVGIQGEKGIEGPRGPPGGRGLTGEGLPGPKGDQGLPGEQGGPGERGIGEPGSKGELGAAGLGGLPGLPGEDGAPGQKGETGLPGSRGLEGAQGIGTQGEKGDQGMRGIRGLHGPPGISGPSGPKGERGIPGQQGISGQPGRSISGSKGDQGPVGPHGPVGETGLGLPGPKGDRGHPGLPGPHGPKGEGLPGPGGPPGLPGLQGELGPEGIGIPGPKGDVGFRGLPGLPGPAGEGLQGPPGNLGRSGPPGPIGTQGEGIQGPKGMPGSQGMTGPRGPHGDGFPGPKGDRGLQGERGMKGLKGELGDSGVAGEAGKPGTKGETGLTREDVIKLIKEICGCGIKCKERPMELVFVIDSSESVGPENFEIIKDFVTRLVDRTTVGRNATRIGLVLYSLEVHLEFNLVRYMSKQDVKQAIRKMPYMGEGTYTGTAIRKATQEAFFSARLGVRKVAIVITDGQTDKREPVKLDLAVREAHAANIEMYALGIVNSSDPTQAEFLQELNLIASDPDSEHMYLIDDFNTLPALESQLVNQFCEDENGAVFSNRIANGHRNGNNGHGINGHNGHNGYNGHGNNGYVYGNNGHGNNGNTYNYQEEIQNQRRTNSRGRGDTFALPISADPLPFQVVEDDDGEDLDIRAQVRGSSTVAVVNKTTVPGTSVIESSVPNEAVKSSSSSSSSSATSSSTLSSVSSLNSNQLQPVVTPVLLEEAAIFVSRCNLSLNQGTCRAYIIRWYYDKQANACAQFWYGGCGGNDNRYETEDECKETCVLSRTGDF from the exons ATGTTCCCCTCCTTTACATCGGTGCTGCTAGTCACTGCACTGACCAGTGTCTGGGCCCAGGACCACTATGAGGAGAGGAAAACTGCTAAGAAATCCAGAGGCAAACCTCAACCTCAAACCGCTGCAAATATTCATGATGGACAAG CCATCCTAGACGAGGACTGTAGCTTGGAGCTCTCCTTCCTGTTGGACAGCTCTGAGAGCGCTAAGGACAACCATGAGCAGGAAAAGCAGTTTGCCATGAACGTGGTGGACAGACTCCAAGGGGTTCGACTGCAAACCGGCCGCAGCACGAGTTTGAGGGTGGCCCTGTTGCAGTACAGCAGCCATGTCATCACAGAGCAAACCTTCAGAGACTGGAGGGGCACGGAGAACTTCAAGTACCGGATCGCTCCCATCATCTACATCGGGCACGGCACCTACACCACCTACGCCATCACCAACATGACCAAGATCTACCTGGAGGAATCCAGTCCCGGCAGCATCAAAGTGGCCATCCTCCTCACAGATGGCATTTCCCACCCAAGGAACCCTGACATCTTCTCCGCTGTCGCTGACGCCAAGAACCAGGGTGTCAAGTTCTTCACCCTGGGCATCACCCGGTCGGCCAATGACCCAGCCAATGTAGCCCAGCTGCGTCTGCTCGCCAGCTCCCCTGCCTCCCAGTTCCTCCGCAATTTACAGGACGAAGACATAGTCAACAAAATCGTCACTGAGATT ACTGGCTTGGCTGAGGAAGGA TGCCCTCTGGCTCAGAGATGTGCTTGCGAGAAAGGGGAGAGGGGGCCCAGTGGGCCTGCG GGAAAGAAAGGCCGATCCGGAGATGATGGAACCTCGGGGTTTAAAGGGCATAAG GGTGAAGCAGGATTGAGTGGACTACCTGGACGAGAAGGTGCTGAG GGGAAATTAGGTCTGAAAGGAGATAAG GGTGAGGGGGGAGAATGTGGCACTCCAGGAATCAAAGGAGACAGG GGTCTTGAAGGTGCATTTGGTCCAAGAGGAGTCAGAGGCCCGCAG GGGGTACCAGGACCACAAGGAGACATCGGACCAGAGGGCCCTCAGGGAAAGCAG GGTGAACGTGGCCCAGGTGGTCCTCCAGGAATTCAAGGGGAAACTGGTATTGGACTTGCTGGACCAAAA GGTGACATGGGGTTCCAGGGCAGGCCAGGTCCTCATGGTCCTCAAGGAGTGGGTGAACCTGGACTTCCT GGACCTCAAGGATCTCAAGGCGTTCAAGGGGACAAAGGACCCCTGGGTGAAGGGTTCCCTGGGTCAAAG GGTGATCGGGGGCTTCCAGGACCGAGGGGGCCAAGGGGACAGCAGGGTGCAGGAATCAAAGGAGAAAGG GGTGAACTGGGGCCTCCAGGTCCTCTCGGGCCAACTGGACTGACAGGAGTCGGCATACAGGGAGAAAAG GGAATCGAGGGTCCAAGAGGTCCTCCAGGAGGCAGAGGGCTAACAGGAGAAGGTTTACCCGGACCTAAG GGAGACCAAGGTTTACCAGGAGAGCAGGGAGGTCCAGGAGAGAGAGGCATCGGTGAGCCTGGTTCAAAG GGAGAGCTTGGAGCAGCTGGTTTGGGTGGACTGCCTGGTCTTCCTGGAGAAGATGGAGCTCCAGGACAGAAG GGGGAGACTGGTTTACCTGGTTCAAGAGGTCTTGAGGGAGCACAAGGAATTGGCACTCAAGGGGAGAAA GGTGACCAGGGTATGAGGGGTATCCGTGGGTTACATGGTCCTCCAGGGATTTCAGGACCCTCTGGACCGAAG GGAGAACGTGGAATACCAGGTCAGCAGGGCATCTCAGGTCAGCCAGGACGGTCTATATCTGGTTCAAAG GGTGATCAAGGTCCTGTTGGGCCCCATGGTCCTGTTGGGGAAACAGGCCTTGGACTGCCCGGTCCAAAG GGTGATCGTGGTCATCCAGGTTTACCGGGTCCACATGGTCCAAAAGGAGAAGGCCTTCCTGGCCCTGGG GGTCCTCCAGGCCTGCCAGGCTTACAAGGAGAACTAGGCCCAGAGGGAATTGGAATTCCTGGTCCCAAG GGTGATGTTGGCTTTAGAGGATTGCCAGGATTGCCTGGTCCAGCTGGAGAGGGCTTACAAGGACCACCg GGTAATCTTGGGAGATCAGGACCCCCTGGTCCAATTGGAACTCAAGGCGAAGGCATTCAAGGTCCAAAG GGAATGCCTGGATCTCAAGGTATGACTGGGCCAAGAGGTCCGCATGGAGACGGTTTTCCTGGCCCTAAG GGTGATCGTGGATTACAGGGTGAGAGGGGAATGAAAGGTTTGAAAGGAGAGTTGGGAGATTCTGGAGTCGCTGGTGAAGCA GGGAAGCCAGGAACAAAAGGAGAAACAGGCCTGACG AGAGAAGACGTTATTAAGCTGATCAAGGAAATCTGTG GATGTGGCATCAAGTGCAAGGAGAGGCCCATGGAGCTTGTGTTTGTCATCGACAGCTCAGAAAGTGTCGGCCCCGAGAACTTTGAAATCATCAAAGACTTTGTCACACGGCTGGTGGACCGCACCACAGTTGGTCGAAACGCCACCAGAATCGGACTGGTCCTTTACAGTCTGGAGGTCCATTTGGAATTCAACTTGGTTCGCTACATGAGCAAACAGGATGTCAAGCAGGCGATCAGAAAAATGCCTTACATGGGTGAGGGCACCTACACTGGCACGGCCATCAGAAAAGCCACTCAGGAGGCCTTTTTCAGCGCTCGGCTTGGAGTCCGGAAAGTGGCCATCGTCATCACTGATGGTCAGACCGACAAGCGAGAGCCTGTTAAGCTTGACCTAGCTGTGAGGGAGGCTCATGCTGCCAACATCGAGATGTATGCACTGGGGATCGTCAATTCATCTGATCCTACGCAGGCCGAGTTCCTGCAGGAACTCAACCTCATTGCCTCTGACCCCGACAGTGAACACATGTACCTTATTGATGACTTCAACACACTACCAG cacTGGAGTCTCAGCTCGTCAATCAGTTCTGTGAAGATGAAAACGGCGCAGTCTTTTCCAATCGCATTGCAAATGGCCACAGGAACGGCAACAATGGGCATGGTATCAATGGACACAATGGACACAATGGATATAATGGCCATGGTAATAATGGTTATGTTTATGGAAACAATGGACATGGGAACAACGGGAATACTTATAACTACCAAGAGGAGATTCAAAACCAGAGACGCACCAACAGCAGAGGCCGTGGAGACACTTTTGCGCTGCCCATCAGTGCGGATCCTCTCCCTTTTCAG GTGgtggaagatgatgatggtgaagatttaGACATCAGAGCCCAAGTGCGGGGCAGCAGCACTGTGGCTGTTGTTAACAAAACAACAGTGCCTGGAACTTCTGTGATAGAAAGCTCCGTCCCCAATGAAGCAGTCAaatcatcttcttcctcctcatcctcatcagcAACGTCTTCTTCAACGCTGAGTTCAGTTTCATCCTTAAACTCTAATCAACTGCAGCCAGTGGTGACCCCAGTCCTGCTTGAAG AGGCCGCTATTTTTGTATCCCGCTGTAACCTCAGCCTGAACCAAGGTACCTGCCGAGCCTACATTATCCGCTGGTACTATGACAAGCAGGCCAACGCCTGTGCACAGTTTTGGTATGGAGGCTGTGGCGGAAATGACAACCGTTATGAAACAGAGGACGAATGCAAGGAGACTTGTGTTCTATCCAGAACAGGTGACTTTTAG
- the bbs5 gene encoding Bardet-Biedl syndrome 5 protein homolog: MASVLDALWEDRDVRFDITAQQMKTRPGEALIDCLDSIEDTKGNNGDRGRLLVTNLRIIWHSLALPRVNLSVGYNSIINITTRTANSKLRGQTEALYILTKSNNTRFEFIFTNVVPGSPRLFTSVIAVHRAYETSKMYRDLKLRAALIQNKQLRLLPREQVYDKINGVWNLSSDQGNLGTFFITNVRIVWHANMNESFNVSIPYLQIWSIRIRDSKFGLALVIESSRQSGGYVLGFKIDPVDKLQDALKEINSLHKVYSANPIFGVDYEMEEKPQPLEELTVDQPPDDVEIEPDEQTDAFTAYFADGNKQQDREPVFSEDLGLAIEKLKDGFTLNGLWEVMG, encoded by the exons ATGGCGTCTGTGTTAGACGCTCTGTGGGAAGACAGAGACGTGAGATTCGACATAACAGCGCA GCAGATGAAAACTCGTCCAGGAGAAGCGCTCATCGACTGCCTGGACTCCATAGAGGACACGAAAGGAAACAACGGAGATCGAG GACGATTGTTGGTAACGAACCTGAGGATCATCTGGCACTCGCTGGCCCTGCCGAGAGTCAATCTGT CTGTGGGTTACAACTCTATCATTAACATCACAACAAGGACAGCTAACTCA AAACTGAGAGGCCAAACTGAAGCGCTCTACATCTTGACAAAGTCCAACAACACACGATTTGAGTTCATTTTTACAAATGTGGTTCCAGGAAGTCCACGGCTCTTTACTTCTGTCATTGCTGTACACAG ggCCTATGAGACCTCTAAGATGTACAGGGACCTGAAGCTGCGAGCGGCTCTCATTCAAAATAAGCAGCTGAGACTTTTGCCCCGGGAGCAAGTGTACGATAAAATCAATGGAGTTTGGAATTTATCCAGTGATCAG ggTAATCTTGGGACTTTCTTCATCACAAATGTTCGGATTGTGTGGCATGCCAATATGAATGAGAGCTTCAATGTCAGCATTCCTTACCTCCAGATT TGGTCTATCAGGATAAGAGACTCAAAGTTTGGCTTGGCTTTGGTGATAGAGAGTTCACGTCAG AGCGGTGGCTACGTGCTCGGATTTAAGATTGACCCTGTGGATAAGCTTCAAGACGCCCTGAAGGAAATCAACTCATTGCATAAGGTTTACTCTGCCAACCCTATCTTTGGAGTGGACTATGAAATGGAAGAAAAG CCCCAGCCGCTGGAAGAACTCACCGTGGACCAGCCCCCTGATGATGTGGAAATCGAGCCCGATGAGCAGACTGACGCTttcact gCCTACTTTGCTGATGGCAATAAG CAACAAGACCGTGAGCCAGTTTTCTCTGAGGACCTGGGCCTCGCCATCGAAAAGCTAAAAGATGGCTTCACACTTAATGGACTGTGGGAAGTGATGGGCTGA
- the klhl41a gene encoding kelch-like protein 41a codes for MDPQGMKEDLRLFQSTLLQDGLKELLNENKLIDCILKVGDRSIPCHRLILAACSPYFRELYFSEDGKDVNKSEFVLENVDPDVMEAIVNYMYSADIDINENNVQDILVVANRFQIPSVFTVCVNYLQKQLSKKNCLAIYRLGLMLNSVRLAIAARDYIADRFETISMYEDFLELSPPELLAIMGADALNVEKEEVVFETVMKWIRKDKEKHVKSLGEAFDCIRFRLLPEKYFQEKVEKDDLIKADPELLKKIKVIKEAFAGKLPEKKKGEDGEEAEEEKLPGYLNNSRRYGMYAKDMVLMISDTAAVAYDSQENECLLAAMAEHIPRNHVSLTSKQNNLYVLGGLFVDEEDKENPLQCYFYQLDSLSSEWMALPPMASPRCLFGMGEFENLIFAVAGKDLQADESHDTVLCYDTEKMKWSETKKLPLKIHGHCVVSENGLVYCIGGKTDDNKSTNKMFAYNHKRSEWKEVASMTTARSMFGAVIHKGRIVVAAGVNDDGLTATCEAYDFATNKWSPFTEFPQERTSVNLVSCGGLLHAVGGFAVMENENKECAPTEITDIWQYEDDKKQWTGMIKEMRYAAGASCVSMRLNAARMPKL; via the exons ATGGATCCCCAAGGCATGAAGGAAGATCTGCGTCTGTTTCAGAGCACCCTGCTGCAGGACGGACTCAAAGAGCTTCTGAATGAGAACAAGTTAATCGACTGTATCTTAAAAGTTGGAGACAGGAGCATCCCCTGCCACCGGCTCATTCTGGCAGCATGTAGTCCTTATTTCCGGGAGCTTTACTTCTCTGAGGATGGCAAGGATGTGAACAAATCTGAGTTTGTTCTGGAGAACGTGGATCCCGATGTTATGGAGGCGATTGTGAACTACATGTACTCAGCAGACATAGACATCAATGAGAACAACGTGCAGGATATTCTGGTTGTTGCCAATCGCTTCCAGATCCCCTCGGTGTTCACGGTCTGTGTGAACTACCTGCAGAAGCAGCTGTCAAAGAAAAACTGCCTCGCCATCTACAGGCTGGGACTGATGCTGAACTCCGTCAGATTGGCAATAGCAGCTCGTGATTACATCGCAGATCGGTTTGAGACCATTTCCATGTATGAGGATTTCTTAGAGCTTTCTCCTCCTGAACTCCTTGCTATTATGGGAGCGGATGCACTAAACGTAGaaaaggaggaggtggtgtttGAGACTGTCATGAAGTGGATCAGGAAGGACAAAGAGAAGCATGTGAAATCCTTGGGAGAGGCTTTCGATTGCATTCGCTTCCGTTTGCTCCCAGAGAAGTACTTCCAGGAAAAGGTAGAGAAAGATGACCTCATCAAGGCAGATCCAGAGCTTCTCAAGAAAATCAAAGTCATCAAGGAAGCCTTTGCGGGGAAGCTGCCCgagaagaaaaagggagaagatggtgaggaagcagaggaggaaaagttgCCCGGCTACCTGAACAACAGCCGCAGATATGGCATGTATGCCAAAGACATGGTGCTGATGATCAGTGACACTGCTGCCGTGGCCTATGACAGCCAGGAGAACGAATGCTTACTCGCTGCGATGGCTGAGCACATCCCACGGAACCACGTCAGTCTGACATCAAAGCAGAACAACCTGTATGTGTTGGGAGGACTCTTTGTCGAcgaagaagacaaagaaaacccGTTGCAATGTTACTTCTACCAG TTGGACAGTCTTTCTTCTGAATGGATGGCTCTGCCACCAATGGCCTCCCCCAGGTGTCTCTTCGGTATGGGGGAGTTTGAGAATCTCATCTTTGCTGTAGCTGGAAAAGATTTACAGGCTGACGAGTCACATGACACAGTTTTGTGCTATGACACTGA aaaaatgaaatggaGTGAGACGAAAAAGTTGCCCCTAAAGATCCACGGCCactgtgttgtctctgagaaCGGGCTGGTTTACTGTATCGGAGGCAAAACGGATGACAA TAAATCAACCAACAAGATGTTTGCATACAACCACAAGAGGTCAGAGTGGAAGGAGGTGGCCTCCATGACGACGGCCAGATCGATGTTCGGAGCAGTTATCCACAAAGGCAGAATCGTTGTGGCTGCAGGCGTCAATGACGATGGACTCACAGCTACATGTGAAGCCTACGACTTTGCAACCAACAA GTGGTCGCCCTTCACAGAGTTTCCCCAGGAGAGGACTTCAGTCAACCTGGTCAGCTGTGGTGGGCTGCTCCACGCTGTGGGAGGCTTCGCTGTGATGGAGAATGAGAACAAAGAGTGTGCACCCACTGAAATCACTGACATTTGGCA GTATGAAGATGACAAGAAACAGTGGACTGGTATGATCAAAGAGATGCGTTACGCAGCCGGAGCATCGTGTGTGTCCATGCGTCTAAATGCAGCCAGAATGCCTAAACTGTAA
- the fastkd1 gene encoding FAST kinase domain-containing protein 1, mitochondrial, which translates to MFRLRRVTPCLRRLLHGGTGNRDQVLEQLRVCSAEDQVLDMVGKNKAKLTVSHVSCAVGMLWQFQREKPQLLRTVELIRTHPQFLTLRVLAENKIALMDDFILVDMLYNFLRLNVDPHDSLIQQLVSEAWLRIDRFQMGSLSKFAICLSDQHLQHSPLMGHITSIVDQRLSSIDDARILTTLMISTSSLVSTRLRDAFVSKADELLDTMDPSNYNNPRRVVQFLRNMKYSHRPLLEKCNQILLSSIPRLDAENISIIMGLYQALQFNNCDFRLAVKQRLVELIDSSTDPFSFSKLFVALTPMASLEIREGLENTAFLLADELSAQQALAVAEALEEIQSRNLSLLNKIASVVQRNLHVYKPVEVARITQALYLLQYQNPEFFTKLRRILVNFLLNSVFPHEVTMLTRVLSMLPSPRLEEAVKSRVEAVVTQCSLNDLNTISFAVAKWVRNDPSYRHGTPSKYVRLLQTLNRCGHERLQTTDRLDLLLEELKYVSGEWFEEMLLQETMVTLQRMMDQMNWTSVPELAFFLTRMNHLCPPLMDRIASVAIKEIDKIHYSATYATLLPFSVLSYDPPQADELYDVCIQRFTPHISSFDPHLLVLLAYSLAVADSFPEELIREIFSIDFLGKLDSQLETLPDSLNMRTRLRLMELNRAVCLECPEFQVPWFHESHCQQLQRKGNGSVSPVQQQIHKMLGEVLGGINCVQVAVVTPYFYTIDFECVLDKHLQPLPYTNLNTLQISDRGKAHWGVRSLENDKHELPPGAQRVAVNFLDSRCFCKNSHHMKGEALMRKRHLEILGYRVVQIPHFEWNSMELSTQDAWKEYLKKKIFRELSL; encoded by the exons ATGTTTCGCCTCCGGCGTGTGACCCCCTGCCTCCGTAGGCTCCTCCACGGGGGTACGGGGAACCGGGACCAGGTTCTGGAGCAGCTGAGGGTCTGCTCGGCCGAGGATCAGGTGTTGGACATGGTGGGCAAGAACAAGGCCAAGCTCACGGTGAGCCATGTGAGCTGTGCTGTGGGGATGCTGTGGCAGTTCCAGAGGGAGAAACCTCAGCTGCTCAGGACCGTGGAGCTCATCAGGACCCACCCACAGTTCCTCACCCTCCGGGTTTTGGCTGAGAACAAAATCGCCCTAATGGATGATTTCATCCTGGTGGACATGCTTTATAATTTCCTCAG GCTGAATGTGGATCCACATGACTCCCTTATACAACAGTTGGTTTCTGAAGCATGGCTCAGAATAGACAG atttcaaaTGGGTTCCCTGTCCAAGTTTGCCATTTGTCTCAGTGATCAGCACCTTCAACACAGTCCTCTCATGGGTCACATCACCAGTATTGTGGATCAGAGGTTGTCATCCATTGATGATGCCAG GATCCTCACGACACTCATGATAAGCACATCATCCCTGGTGTCTACCCGGCTGCGGGACGCCTTCGTCAGCAAAGCAGATGAACTCCTGGACACCATGGATCCCTCTAATTACAATAACCCTCGCAGAGTGGTGCAGTTCCTCCGCAACATGAAGTATAGccatcgccccctgctggagaaGTGCAACCAGATCCTGTTGTCCAGCATTCCCCGGCTGGACGCAGAGAATATCAGCATCATCATGGGGCTGTATCAGGCCCTGCAGTTCAACAACTGTGACTTCAGGCTCGCTGTGAAGCAAAGACTGGTCGAACTGATTGATTCCAGCACTGATCCTTTCTCCTTCTCGAAACTGTTTGTGGCGCTGACTCCCATGGCCAGTCTGGAGATCCGAGAAGG GCTGGAGAACACGGCCTTCCTGTTGGCGGATGAGCTCAGTGCACAGCAGGCTCTGGCTGTAGCTGAAGCACTCGAGGAAATTCAGAGCAGGAACCTCAGCTTACTGAACAA aattgCATCAGTGGTCCAGAGGAACCTTCATGTGTATAAACCAGTGGAAGTGGCCAGAATCACACAAGCCCTTTATCTGTTGCAGTACCAGAACCCTGAATTCTTCACGAAACTAAGAAGGATTTTGGTCAA ctttttgctGAACAGCGTGTTCCCCCACGAGGTGACCATGCTGACCCGCGTCCTGTCCATGCTGCCCAGCCCGCGGCTCGAAGAGGCCGTGAAGTCGCGCGTGGAGGCAGTGGTGACGCAGTGCAGCCTCAACGACCTCAACACCATCTCTTTTGCCGTCGCCAAGTGGGTACGGAACGATCCGTCCTACCGCCACGGCACTCCCAGCAAGTACGTCCGCCTGCTGCAGACTCTGAACCGCTGCGGCCACGAGAGGCTGCAGACCACCGACCGGCTCGACCTGCTGCTCGAGGAGCTGAAGTACGTGTCAGGGGAGTGGTTTGAAGaaatgctgctgcaggagacgATGGTCACGCTGCAGAGAATGATGGACCAGATGAACTGGACCAGTGTGCCGGAGTTGGCTTTCTTTTTAACCAGGATGAATCACCTCTGCCCTCCGCTCATGGACCGAATCGCCAGTGTGGCCATTAAAGAGATTGACAAG ATTCACTACTCAGCAACATATGCCACCCTGCTCCCCTTCTCTGTCCTGAGTTATGATCCTCCACAAGCAGACGAGTTGTATGACGTGTGCATTCAGCGTTTCACTCCTCATATCA GCTCCTTTGACCCACATCTGCTGGTTCTCCTGGCGTACTCGTTGGCTGTGGCTGACTCTTTCCCTGAAGAACTCATCAGAGAAATCTTCAGTATTGACTTTCTGGGAAAACTGGATTCCCAACTAGAAA CTCTGCCTGATTCCCTCAACATGCGGACCCGATTGCGCCTCATGGAGCTCAATCGCGCCGTGTGCCTCGAGTGTCCTGAGTTCCAGGTGCCGTGGTTTCACGAGAGCCACTGCCAGCAGCTGCAAAGGAAAG GGAACGGCTCTGTGAgtcctgtgcagcagcagatccacaAAATGCTGGGTGAAGTTCTCGGTGGCATTAACTGTGTTCAAGTAGCTGTCGTCACTCCGTATTTTTATACCATAG acTTTGAATGTGTTCTGGACAAACACCTACAGCCACTGCCGTACACCAACCTGAACACACTGCAGATCTCTGACAGAGGGAAGGCTCACTGGGGGGTGAGGTCGCTGGAAAATGACAAGCATGAGCTGCCACCCGGAGCTCAGCG AGTGGCTGTGAACTTCCTTGACTCAAGGTGCTTCTGCAAAAATTCCCACCACATGAAAGGTGAAGCCCTGATGAGAAAACGACACCTTGAGATTCTGGGATATCGTGTTGTTCAG ATCCCTCACTTTGAATGGAACTCCATGGAGCTTTCAACACAGGATGCTTGGAAGGAATAtctaaagaagaaaatattcagAGAGCTTTCTTTATGA